From a single Cydia strobilella chromosome 17, ilCydStro3.1, whole genome shotgun sequence genomic region:
- the LOC134749005 gene encoding furin-like protease 2: protein MGALGVIVALALVESCAPLYHHQFAVHVPEGAPAAHELAHRHGFVNHGQIGSLKHFFLLSHPHLSKRSPNASVDYENRLKNDPQVRWVMQQRELSRSKRDLQPRHVMRQSTPSFPDPLFKEQWYLNGGAADGLDMNVGYAWRKGYTGKGVVITILDDGIQPNHPDLSQNYDGTASTDINGNDTDPTPQDNGDNKHGTRCAGEVAAVAYNRYCGVGIAYNASIGGVRMLDGLVNDAVEAQALGFNPHHIDIYSASWGPEDDGKTVDGPGPLARRAFINGVTNGRGGKGSIFIWASGNGGRHTDSCNCDGYANSIFTISVSSATQGGYKPWYLEECSSTLASTYSSGTPGRDKSVATVDMDVQLRPDHLCTVDHTGTSASAPLAAGICALALEANPLLSWRDIQHLAVLTSRSQPLEKEEGWIVNGVKRKVSHKFGYGLMDAAQMVTLAEQWTGVPPQHICKSQEINEDKSIETSSGYTISMHMDVNGCSGTVNEVRFLEHVQCKISLSFFPRGNLRILLTSPMGTTSTLLFERTHDATSSNFDDWPFLSVHFWGESAEGRWTLQIINAGNNHVTQAGLLKRWQLIFYGTATNPIRLRNKSYFTSNNNAYQDEKAYHVNDVYDASEYSQFLNEIELGISDRHANLKNIPSAQRKNVLADANDKQVQRLCDPECDSQGCYGKGPTQCVACKHYRLDNSCVSRCPPRSFVNQGGVCWPCHESCETCAGAGQDSCLTCAPAHLLVIDLAVCLQQCPDGYYEDPDAYACFPCAEHCDTCSEKADMCASCAHNYVLYNGSCLASCPPGTYQKDDFGCLPCHGTCESCNGPSETACVSCRIGNYIFKGRCVEKCPTEHYADVQRRECIACPIGCSMCSNIICTACKEKWIFTKGGKCLPGGNEKCDTNEYYEEGRCKNCHSTCEKCSGSNEWDCLFCSSPLLLQGSRCVAECGQGYFQTAGRCSRCPHTCTACVSRLNCTSCAGALRLQSGTCRATCAPGYYPDEGTCSKCYLSCETCTGPRRDQCASCPPEWRLAAGECRPECPQNFFPWQDSCRRCHHYCQDCHGAGPQRCTSCPTHFSLENGLCVECLSSQYYEPRTRTCRPCHDSCRSCSGPGPTSCVTCAHPLRLDRVNHKCLPCCTESMVSIFLSTNVSTDCCHCDKDIGGCLNGSSAGKRRIAENIRTHITASFFVDDSKDRSNIWDHNLLAVGSVGAALLVVVIVFIVIRFNIKKRKRRTVFPQAEYSQLTTLDEDMVPLKATVLTVAPDKQVGLLEEPT, encoded by the exons AATGGCGGGGCGGCCGACGGTCTGGACATGAACGTCGGCTACGCGTGGAGGAAGGGATACACGGGAAAAGGGGTAGTCATAACCATTTTAGATGATGGCATTCAGCCCAACCATCCAGACTTGTCGCAAAACTAC GACGGGACCGCATCGACCGATATAAACGGGAACGACACGGACCCCACGCCGCAGGACAATGGCGACAATAAACATGGCACCCGGTGCGCGGGAGAGGTGGCTGCGGTCGCGTACAATAGGTACTGCGGCGTCGGTATTGCGTACAACGCGAGCATTGGAGGCGTCAGGATGTTAGACGGCCTTGTTAATGACGCAGTCGAGGCCCAAGCGCTAGGCTTCAACCCCCATCATATAGACATATACAGCGCATCCTGGGGGCCCGAGGACGACGGCAAAACTGTCGACGGACCTGGTCCTTTAGCTAGAAG GGCCTTTATAAATGGAGTGACAAACGGCAGGGGAGGAAAGGGGTCGATCTTTATATGGGCGTCAGGCAACGGAGGAAGGCATACCGACTCTTGTAACTGCGACGGATACGCAAATAGTATTTTCACGATATCAGTATCTAGCGCAACCCAAGGCGGTTATAAACCGTGGTATTTAGAGGAATGCTCTTCTACTTTGGCTTCGACTTACAGCTCCGGCACTCCGGGGAGGGATAAAAGTGTTGCCACTGTTGATATGGATGTTCAATTAAGGCCGGATCACTTATGTACGGTAGATCATACGGGCACGTCTGCCTCTGCCCCTTTAGCTGCGGGGATATGTGCATTAGCACTAGAAGCAAATCCTTTGCTGTCGTGGCGAGATATCCAACATCTAGCAGTTTTAACTTCAAGGTCACAGCCAttagaaaaagaagaagggtGGATTGTAAATGGAGTGAAGCGAAAAGTAAGCCACAAGTTTGGCTACGGTTTAATGGACGCCGCCCAAATGGTCACATTAGCCGAACAATGGACCGGCGTGCCACCTCAACATATTTGCAAGTCGCAGGAAATAAACGAGGACAAGTCGATCGAAACTTCTTCCGGCTACACGATATCAATGCATATGGATGTCAATGGGTGCAGCGGTACCGTAAATGAGGTCAGGTTTTTGGAACACGTTCAATGTAAAATTTCACTCAGCTTTTTCCCCAGAGGTAATTTGCGCATACTGCTTACATCACCAATGGGAACGACTTCGACCCTTTTATTCGAAAGGACGCATGACGCCACAAGCTCTAATTTTGACGATTGGCCGTTTTTAAGTGTCCATTTCTGGGGCGAGAGCGCCGAAGGACGATGGACCCTTCAGATAATAAACGCTGGAAATAATCACGTGACCCAAGCGGGGCTATTAAAAAGATGGCAGCTGATTTTTTACGGCACCGCCACTAACCCCATTAGACTACGAAATAAAAGCTACTTTACATCAAATAATAACGCATACCAGGACGAGAAAGCTTACCACGTAAACGACGTTTACGATGCCTCCGAATATTCGCAATTCCTCAACGAAATCGAGCTCGGAATTTCGGACAGACATGCCAATCTCAAAAATATTCCTTCCGCGcaaagaaaaaatgttttagcGGATGCCAATGATAAACAAGTGCAAAGGCTATGCGATCCGGAATGTGATTCACAGGGCTGTTATGGCAAGGGTCCCACGCAATGTGTGGCGTGTAAACATTACAGGCTGGACAACTCATGTGTGTCGCGTTGTCCGCCGCGGAGTTTTGTGAATCAAGGCGGTGTGTGCTGGCCTTGCCACGAGTCGTGCGAGACTTGCGCCGGTGCCGGACAAGATTCCTGCCTGACTTGCGCTCCAGCTCATCTTTTGGTCATCGATCTAGCCGTCTGCTTACAACAATGTCCGGATGGCTACTATGAGGACCCTGATGCCTACGCCTGTTTCCCGTGCGCGGAGCACTGTGACACATGCTCCGAGAAAGCAGACATGTGTGCCTCTTgcgctcataattatgtactttatAACGGTTCTTGTTTGGCGTCGTGTCCGCCAGGCACATATCAAAAGGATGACTTTGGTTGCTTGCCTTGCCACGGGACTTGTGAGTCATGCAACGGCCCGAGCGAGACGGCGTGTGTCTCATGTAGGATCGGCAATTACATATTCAAAGGCCGTTGCGTTGAAAAATGCCCTACCGAACATTACGCAGACGTTCAGAGAAGAGAATGTATAGC ATGTCCCATTGGGTGTTCAATGTGCTCAAACATAATATGTACGGCATGCAAAGAAAAATGGATTTTTACTAAAGGAGGAAAATGTCTTCCAGGTGGCAACGAGAAATGTGATACAA ATGAGTACTACGAGGAGGGTCGATGTAAAAATTGCCATTCTACTTGTGAGAAATGTAGCGGTTCGAATGAGTGGGACTGTTTGTTTTGCTCGAGCCCGCTGTTATTACAGGGATCAAG GTGCGTGGCTGAATGCGGGCAGGGATATTTTCAGACGGCCGGACGGTGTTCAAGGTGTCCGCACACGTGCACTGCCTGCGTGTCGCGATTGAACTGTACGTCTTGTGCGGGTGCTTTGCGTTTACAGTCCGGCACGTGTAGAGCTACCTGTGCTCCTGGATACTACCCTGACGAAGGAACCTGTTCAAAATGCTACCTGTCGTGTGAGACATGTACAGGCCCTCGGAGAGACCAGTGTGCATCTTGCCCTCCAGAATGGAGGTTAGCCGCCGGCGAGTGCAGGCCAGAATGTCCTCAAAACTTCTTTCCATGGCAAGACAGTTGCCGGCGATGTCACCATTACTGTCAAGATTGCCACGGCGCGGGGCCGCAGCGTTGCACATCTTGCCCAACACACTTCTCCTTGGAGAACGGCCTATGTGTGGAGTGCCTTAGTTCCCAATACTACGAACCCAGGACGCGGACATGCCGTCCTTGTCATGACTCCTGCAGGTCTTGTTCCGGACCTGGGCCTACAAGTTGTGTCACCTGTGCTCACCCATTGCGTTtggatag ggTAAATCACAAATGTCTGCCATGTTGTACAGAAAGCATGGTTTCAATTTTTTTGAGCACCAACGTGTCTACTGATTGTTGCCATTGCGACAAAGATATAG GAGGCTGTTTAAACGGCTCATCGGCGGGTAAACGGCGCATTGCGGAGAACATTCGCACTCATATAACAGCCTCGTTTTTTGTTGACGATTCGAAGGACCGCTCGAATATCTGGGACCATAATTTATTGGCAGTGGGGAGTGTCGGCGCGGCGCTTCTTGTAGTCGTCATAGTATTTATAGTTATAAgg TTTAACATAAAGAAACGTAAGCGGCGCACAGTATTCCCGCAAGCAGAATACTCCCAGCTGACAACCCTCGACGAGGACATGGTCCCTCTGAAGGCGACAGTCCTCACCGTTGCGCCGGATAAACAAGTGGGCCTACTGGAGGAACCAACATAG